Proteins encoded in a region of the Balaenoptera musculus isolate JJ_BM4_2016_0621 chromosome 5, mBalMus1.pri.v3, whole genome shotgun sequence genome:
- the LOC118895367 gene encoding transmembrane emp24 domain-containing protein 11-like has product MRVVGAALGQLHADKRADGTFKIQRWDLGRHDFLESAPGLGMFVTVTTYNDERIHLDIRVGEHDLDAAIAQAKDKVNEVSFKLEHLIEQMEQIVKVQNYQRDREEEFRMTSEDTNSNVLWWAFAQTLIFISVKPFHMCVFEASNGAWPDPAHLDHGVQPVGPGPHSHPILILTSVLGYQVS; this is encoded by the exons GGACTTTCAAGATACAACGGTGGGACTTGGGCAGACACGATTTCCTTGAATCTGCTCCTGGTTTGGGAATGTTTGTGACTGTTACAACTTACAATGATGAG CGGATCCACTTAGATATTCGAGTTGGAGAACATGACCTTGATGCAGCCATTGCTCAAGCAAAGGACAAAGTTAATGAAGTTAGCTTCAAGCTTGAACATCTAATTGAGCAAATGGAGCAAATAGTCAAAGTACAAAACTATCAAAGG GACCGTGAAGAAGAATTTCGAATGACCAGTGAAGATACAAACAGCAACGTTTTATGGTGGGCCTTTGCACAAACACTAATCTTTATCTCA GTCAAGCCTTTTCACATGTGCGTGTTCGAGGCAAGCAACGGCGCCTGGCCCGACCCGGCCCACCTCGACCATGGGGTCCAGCCAGTGGGCCCTGGGCCCCACTCACACCCCATCCTGATCCTAACCTCCGTCCTGGGCTACCAGGTCTCCTAA